Proteins encoded by one window of Conger conger chromosome 1, fConCon1.1, whole genome shotgun sequence:
- the usp5 gene encoding ubiquitin carboxyl-terminal hydrolase 5, which yields MAEASEVLMSVLSTIRVPRPGDRVHKDECAFSFSSPESEGGLYVCMNTFLGFGSQYVDRHYNRTGQRAYLHITRTRKAQKEDDNSSGSGDPPKKKPTRLAIGIEGGFDVEQDQYEEEVKVVLLPDRQEVTSEDLSSMPDVVKERVSQSMAGLMAADSVSHALQVQQWDGEVRQESRHAAQLKQLDNGVKIPPSGWKCEVCDLQENLWMNLSDGKVLCGRRYFDGSGGNNHALLYFQQTGYPLAVKLGTITPDGADVYSYDEDDMVLDSKLPEHLSHFGINMMTMEKTERTMTELEIAVNQRVGEWEVIQESGATLRPLSGPGLTGIKNLGNSCYLNSVMQVLFTVPDFQSKYVSNIENIFTEAPSDPTQDFKTQVGKLGYGLLSGEYSKPAPDPGDDPTVNSEPRGDQVGIAPRMFKALVGRGHPEFSTNRQQDAQEFLLHFINMVERNCRSGENPTEAFRFLVEERIVCQQSHKAKYTQRVDYIVQLPVPMDQATNIEEIQEADRRREEAESAGAPPPPAPRARIPFAACLAALSEPETLTDFWSSAVQAKTTASKTTRFASFPDHLVIQVKKFTFGLDWVPKKLDVSIDVPDTLDLSALRGMGQQPGEELLPEVAQPPPGAPEVKAPVLDDSTVSQLCEMGFPLEACRKAVYYTGNTGIDAAMNWVMGHMDDPDFSAPLVLPGCSSAPGTTPSEPVSEEHLATIISMGFSRDQATRALRATSNVLERAVDWIFSHLDDLESMEVSEGGRPAVESERSREAPPGPRVRDGPGKYELFAFISHMGASTMCGHYVCHIKKDQQWVIFNDQKVCASEKPPKDLGYLYFYRRVME from the exons ATGGCGGAGGCGAGTGAGGTTTTGATGTCGGTCCTGTCCACAATTCGGGTTCCGCGGCCCGGGGACCGTGTCCACAAAGACGAATGCGCCTTCTCCTTTTCTTCGCCG gagagtgagggaggtctgtacgtgtgtatgaATACTTTCCTGGGGTTTGGCAGTCAATATGTTGACCGGCACTACAACAGGACCGGCCAAAGAGCCTACTTGCACATCACACGCACCCGTAAAgcgcag AAGGAGGATGACAATAGTTCTGGTTCAGGCGACCCACCGAAGAAGAAGCCTACTCGATTGGCTATTG ggatagagggagggttTGATGTGGAGCAGGACCAGTACGAGGAGGAAGTGAAAGTCGTCCTTCTTCCAGAccgacaggaagtgacatcggAGGACCTGTCCAGCATGCCTGACGTGGTGAAAGAGAGG gtgTCCCAGTCCATGGCAGGATTGATGGCGGCAGACTCGGTGTCCCACGCCCTGCAGGTTCAGCAGTGGGACGGGGAGGTCAGGCAGGAGTCCCGACACGCAGCCCAACTCAAGCAGCTGGACAACGGAGTCAAGATCCCGCCCAG cggCTGGAAGTGCGAGGTGTGTGACCTGCAGGAGAATCTGTGGATGAATCTGTCCGACGGGAAGGTGCTCTGCGGCCGCAGGTACTTTGACGGCTCCGGGGGCAACAACCACGCCCTCCTGTACTTTCAGCAGACCGGATACCCCCTGGCCGTCAAACTGGGAACAATTACCCCCGATGGGGCAG ATGTGTACTCCTATGATGAAGATGACATGGTGCTGGACTCCAAGCTCCCAGAACATCTCTCTCACTTTGGCATTAACATGATGACCATGGAGAAG acggAGCGCACCATGACGGAGCTGGAGATCGCGGTGAACCAGCGCGTGGGCGAGTGGGAGGTGATCCAGGAGTCGGGGGCCACTCTGCGGCCCCTCTCGGGCCCCGGGCTCACCGGCATCAAGAACCTGGGGAACAGCTGCTACCTCAACTCTGTCATGCAAGTGCTCTTCACCGTGCCGGACTTCCAGAGCAA GTACGTCTCCAACATTGAGAATATTTTCACTGAGGCGCCCAGTGACCCAACCCAGGACTTCAAAACGCAAGT AGGAAAACTGGGCTACGGTTTGCTGTCCGGGGAATATTCCAAACCAGCCCCTGACCCGGGAGATGACCCCACTGTGAACTCTGAGCCCAGG GGGGACCAGGTTGGCATAGCGCCGCGCATGTTCAAGGCCCTGGTTGGACGAGGGCACCCGGAGTTCTCCACCAATCGTCAGCAAGACGCTCAGGAGTTTTTACTGCATTTCATTAACATGGTGGAG AGGAACTGCCGTTCGGGAGAGAACCCCACCGAAGCCTTCCGCTTCCTCGTGGAAGAGAGGATCGTCTGTCAGCAGTCGCACAAAGCCAAGTACACGCAGAGGGTGGACTACATCGTGCAGCTACCTGTACCCATGGATCAGGCCACCAACATAG AGGAAATCCAGGAGGCGGATCGTCGGCGTGAAGAGGCTGAATCGGCGggcgccccccctcctcccgccccTCGCGCGCGCATCCCGTTCGCCGCCTGCCTGGCTGCCTTGAGCGAACCCGAGACCCTGACCGACTTCTGGAGCTCCGCCGTGCAGGCCAAGACCACGGCCAGCAA gACCACCCGCTTCGCCTCCTTCCCTGATCATCTCGTCATCCAGGTCAAGAAGTTCACCTTCGGCCTGGACTGGGTCCCAAAGAAACTGG ATGTCAGCATCGATGTGCCCGACACGCTGGATCTGAGCGCGCTCCGTGGGATGGGGCAGCAGCCGGGGGAGGAGCTGCTCCCCGAGGTGGCCCAACCCCCTCCCGGGGCCCCAGAGGTCAAAG CCCCGGTGCTGGATGACTCCACAGTGTCCCAGCTGTGTGAGATGGGCTTCCCCCTGGAGGCCTGCAGGAAGGCGGTGTACTACACCGGGAACACCGGCATCGACGCCGCCATGAACTGGGTCATGGGCCACATGGACGACCCAG ATTTCTCCGCCCCCCTGGTATTGCCAGGCTGTAGCTCCGCCCCTGGGACCACACCCTCGGAGCCCGTGTCTGAGGAGCACTTAGCAACCATCATCTCCATGGGCTTCAGCCGAGACCAGGCCACGCGGGCGCTACGCGCTACG AGTAACGTCCTGGAGAGGGCGGTGGACTGGATCTTCTCCCACCTGGATGACCTGGAGTCCATGGAGGTGTCGGAGGGCGGCCGCCCCGCCGTGGAGAGcgagaggagcagggaggccCCTCCAGGGCCCCGCGTGAGGGACGGCCCCGGGA agtaCGAGCTGTTCGCCTTCATCAGTCACATGGGCGCCAGCACGATGTGCGGCCACTACGTCTGCCACATCAAGAAGGACCAACA GTGGGTCATCTTTAACGATCAGAAAGTGTGTGCCTCCGAGAAGCCCCCCAAGGACCTGGGCTACCTGTACTTCTACAGGAGAGTGatggagtga